In Carassius carassius chromosome 5, fCarCar2.1, whole genome shotgun sequence, one genomic interval encodes:
- the LOC132141407 gene encoding transport and Golgi organization protein 2 homolog isoform X1, with the protein MCIIFLKFDPRPASKNAYRLILAANRDEVYSRPSKAADFWGSNNEILSGLDLEEGKEGGSWLGISKRGKLAALTNYLEARQNPDAQGRGFLVSNYLTDNLDSFAYLRKVSSEAHLYNGFNLLTADFRANEDTLCYYGNKGSSEPIHLKAAGIYGLSNSLLETPWRKLHHGKHLFTGVVNKTLPPDGLVHELLHILNNEELNTPDLAQESQGVGFSKAKLQALSAVCVRSPGYGTRTNTVILIDRDGNVSFTERTMLNCDITQWSTNSFHFKLQE; encoded by the exons ATGTGCATCATCTTCTTGAAGTTTGACCCTCGGCCTGCATCCAAAAATGCCTACAG gCTTATTCTGGCTGCTAACAGAGATGAGGTCTACAGCAGACCATCCAAAGCTGCAGACTTCTGGGGCAGCAACAATGAGATCCTGAGTG GTCTAGACCTGGAAGAGGGGAAAGAAGGCGGATCATGGCTGGGAATTAGCAAACGAGGGAAACTGGCGGCACTGACCAATTACCTGGAAGCACGGCAAAATCCAGATGCTCAGGGGAGAG GTTTCCTGGTGTCCAACTATTTGACAGATAATTTGGACAGTTTCGCGTACCTCCGTAAAGTGTCTTCAGAAGCTCATTTATATAATGGCTTCAATCTCCTTACTGCTGACTTCAG GGCCAATGAAGACACATTGTGTTACTATGGAAACAAGGGCAGTTCAGAGCCCATTCATCTCAAAGCAG CAGGAATCTATGGGTTGAGTAACTCTCTTCTGGAAACTCCGTGGAGAAAACTGCATCACGGCAAACATCTGTTCACCGGTgtagtgaacaaaacactgcccCCTGATGGCTTAGTGCACGAACTGCTCCATATCCTCAATAATGAGGAGCT AAACACCCCGGACCTCGCACAGGAGAGTCAAGGTGTAGGCTTCAGTAAGGCCAAACTCCAAGCCCTGTCTGCAGTTTGTGTGCGCTCACCAGGATACGGCACAAG GACCAATACAGTAATCCTCATCGACCGAGACGGAAACGTGAGCTTTACAGAGCGCACCATGCTGAACTGTGACATTACTCAGTGGAGCACAAATAGCTTTCACTTCAAATTGCAAGAATGA
- the LOC132141407 gene encoding transport and Golgi organization protein 2 homolog isoform X2, giving the protein MCIIFLKFDPRPASKNAYRLILAANRDEVYSRPSKAADFWGSNNEILSGLDLEEGKEGGSWLGISKRGKLAALTNYLEARQNPDAQGRGFLVSNYLTDNLDSFAYLRKVSSEAHLYNGFNLLTADFRANEDTLCYYGNKGSSEPIHLKAGIYGLSNSLLETPWRKLHHGKHLFTGVVNKTLPPDGLVHELLHILNNEELNTPDLAQESQGVGFSKAKLQALSAVCVRSPGYGTRTNTVILIDRDGNVSFTERTMLNCDITQWSTNSFHFKLQE; this is encoded by the exons ATGTGCATCATCTTCTTGAAGTTTGACCCTCGGCCTGCATCCAAAAATGCCTACAG gCTTATTCTGGCTGCTAACAGAGATGAGGTCTACAGCAGACCATCCAAAGCTGCAGACTTCTGGGGCAGCAACAATGAGATCCTGAGTG GTCTAGACCTGGAAGAGGGGAAAGAAGGCGGATCATGGCTGGGAATTAGCAAACGAGGGAAACTGGCGGCACTGACCAATTACCTGGAAGCACGGCAAAATCCAGATGCTCAGGGGAGAG GTTTCCTGGTGTCCAACTATTTGACAGATAATTTGGACAGTTTCGCGTACCTCCGTAAAGTGTCTTCAGAAGCTCATTTATATAATGGCTTCAATCTCCTTACTGCTGACTTCAG GGCCAATGAAGACACATTGTGTTACTATGGAAACAAGGGCAGTTCAGAGCCCATTCATCTCAAAGCAG GAATCTATGGGTTGAGTAACTCTCTTCTGGAAACTCCGTGGAGAAAACTGCATCACGGCAAACATCTGTTCACCGGTgtagtgaacaaaacactgcccCCTGATGGCTTAGTGCACGAACTGCTCCATATCCTCAATAATGAGGAGCT AAACACCCCGGACCTCGCACAGGAGAGTCAAGGTGTAGGCTTCAGTAAGGCCAAACTCCAAGCCCTGTCTGCAGTTTGTGTGCGCTCACCAGGATACGGCACAAG GACCAATACAGTAATCCTCATCGACCGAGACGGAAACGTGAGCTTTACAGAGCGCACCATGCTGAACTGTGACATTACTCAGTGGAGCACAAATAGCTTTCACTTCAAATTGCAAGAATGA